A window of Nonomuraea angiospora genomic DNA:
GAGCGTTACATCGACTTCGACGTGGCCGCCGACGGCGGCGAGCAGGAGATCGACACCAATCCGCTGACCGCGCGGGAGATCGCCGTGCTGTCGGCCGTCGCGGCCGGCGGGCGGGGCAGCGACCTGCGCAGCACCTTGGGCCTGTCGATCCACACGATCAGGAACTACCTCGCCGCCGCCCGCCTGAAGACGGGCGCCCGCAGCGACGAGGAAGCCGTGCGCATCGCGCGGGCGAACGGGTGGCTGAACGAGGGACCGGTGGCCGCCGGTAGTTGATTCCCGGGCCAGGAAGGCGTCACGATCGGTACGAAATCATGATGCATCCTGACATATGGGAGTGCGCCGGTGGCCCATGACAGCGAAGCGCAGGTCAGGTGGTTGACGACGGCCGTCGTCGCGGTCACCGGGGCGCTGTGGGGCCTCACCCCGCTCGCCTTCCTGCTCGACGGCGATCCGGGCCGGGCCCTGATCGCGCTCGCGCTGCTCGGAGGGCTGCTCGTGGTGTACGCCAGGATCGTCGCCCGGCACATCGCGGGCACGAGCCAGGGGCCTCACCGGGCGCGGATCTTCCTGCTGTTCGCCGTCGTCGTCTACGGGGCGATCCCGTTCCAGGGATCGGTGTGGATCTACACGCCGCTCGTCGTCGCCACCGCCGGGCTGCTCCTGCTGCCCTTCCGGTACGGCGTCATCGTGCTCCTGGCGGTGGCCGCCGCCGAGTACCCGCTGACGCTCGTCGAGTGGGGTCCCGTGGCGTCCTCCGCGGCGCAGCGGGCCGCCGGAGTGCTCGTCGCCTCGGTGGTCGCCGCGGGCATCGTGCATTATGCGAGGTTCGTCCGCGAGCTGCGCGAGCTGCGGGTCGCGCTGGCCGAGATGGCCGTGGACCAGGACCGGCTGCGGCTGGCGGGGCAGCTGCACGACCTGCTCGGCCAGACGCTGGCGTCGATCACCCTGAAGACGGAGCTGGCCCTGGCCCTGGTCGACGTGAACCGCAAGCAGGCCGCCGCCGAGGTGGAGGGGACGATCGCCATCGCCGGCGAGGCCCGCGCGGAGATCGGCGACGTCGTGGAGGCCAAACGCTCGCTCGACCTGGGCGCGGAGCTGACGGCGGCCGCCGCGCTGATCGAGCTCACCGGCGCGACCTGCGACCTGCGCCTGGGCTTCAAGGAGATCGACAAGGAGACCGGCGGCGTGCTCGGCTGGATGGTACGCGAGGCGGCCACGAACATCGTCAGGCACAGCGACGCCCGGCACTGCCTGATCGAGCTGGACGAGGTCGACGGACGCGTTCAACTGCTGGTGCGCAACGACGGCACCCGCCGCGAAACGGGCCATCAACCCGGTTCGGGGCTCGCCGGGCTGCGCCGGCGGGTGGAGAAACTGGGTGGATCCCTGGAGGCGGGCGCCACCGGGGAAGGCGTGTTCCAGTTGCGGGTCTGCCTGCCCGCCGTACACGATCGGGAGAGTGGTCACCGGTGATTCGCGTCCTGCTCGCAGAGGACCACGGCGTCGTCAGGGGCGCCCTGACAGCTCTGCTGAACCTTACAGGCGACATCGAGGTCGTGGCCGAGGCCGACCGAGGTGACAAGGTCGTCCCGCGCGCTCTCGCCTGCGGCCCGGACGTCGCCGTCATCGACATCGAGATGCCGGGCGTCGACGGCGTCGAGGCCACCCGCCGTCTCAGACCGGCGGTGCCGGACTGCCGCGTACTCATCCTCACCGGCCTGGCCAGCGCCGCGCTGCTGAAGCGGGCGATGGAAGCGGGAGCGAGCGGATTCCTGCTCAAGGACGCCCCCACGGAGCGGCTGGCCGAGAGCATCCGCCGGGTCTCCCAGGGCGAGCGGGTGATCGACGCCTCCCTGGCCCTGGCCGCGATGAGCGCCACGGTGACCCCGCTGACCGAGCGGGAGGTGGCCGTGCTGGGGCTGGTCGGCTCGGGCGCCAGCACCGGCGAGATCGCCGCCGAACTGCACCTGTCGGCGGCGACGGTTCGCAACTACATCTCCAGCGCCATCACCAAGACCGGCGCCCGCAACAGGACCGACGCCGTTCGGATCGCCGCCGAATCAGGCTGGATCGAAGGCCTCCGCCACCCCTGACCGCCCCTCGCCCATCCGGCCCTCGATCCCGGGGGCGGCGGCCGGGCGCGGCGAAAGCCCGACGACAGCGCCACGCCAGGACCACGACAGGTCCGTTTCCTAGCGTGTGTCCGTGTAAGGGGGCCCGGTTCGACACGGAGGGGAAAACACATGCGTGGAAGGCAACTCGGCCTGGTCATGGCTTTGGCGGCCGTCGTCACGGGGGCGCTCCTGACCGCCCCGACCGCGGCGACGAACGCGGCGACGAACGCGGGGACGAGCACGGGGGCGACGGGGGCGACGACGGGGGCGCGGGCGGGGGCGCGGGCGGCGGCAGGGCCGATCGACTGCGGCGGCTGGTGGCACTACACCGGAAACAACCCGCAGTCCGTACGGATGGTGCGGTGGGGCGGCGCCAATGGGCGTCCCAGTTCAACGTCATGTCCGGCTACGTGCAGGGCATCCAGCACGGCTGGGCCCAGCTCTCCGGAGCCAAGAAGGGCGACTGGGTCACGCTGGACGTGACCACCGACGGCGGCAGGACGCGGGGGTACTGCGGGCCGTTCGAGGCGCGCTGGGACGGCGAGATCGTCATAACGCCGGCCGCGCGCACGTCAAGCGACCCGACCTGAAGTTCCGCGCCTGCGGCGCCCCGGCGGGAGTCCCCGGCAGCCGGGCGGTCTGCACGACGCCCTGGTGATCCGACCCGGGGGACGCGTCAGGGATACGTTGAGTGCCCTCGCGGGCCGACGCCAGGGCCGGCGTGCCCGTCAGTTTCTCGATGATCTCATAGTCGTCGTCGGGGCAGAGGCACAACCCGATCAGCGGGTAGACGAGCACGTGCGCGGGGAGCTTGCGAACGCGACGCTCCCCGCATCCGCGCATGGCGATGGCCGGGTCCAGGACCTGGCAAGGGATCAGCGAAGTCAGCGCGCAAACCGCGCTCGGATCCGTCAACCGCCCGGAACCGCCCGTGTCCCTGGAAAGATCATCAAGCGTCGCTACCTGCAAGATCGCTGTCTGGGCGGCATAGGACCGCTCGCCTGACTCTTAAGCGGGCCGCGGACATCCAGGCTGGCTGGGAGGCGAAGGCCCAGACCTACCCGGCGGCGGGTCAGGCGTTGGTCTTCACATTGCTTGAGTCGCGGGCACTCCGGCGCTGGCGTGCCCTCCTTACTACGTAGACCGGGGAGATCAGCAGGGCCAGGGAGCCAAGCGTGAGTACGACTGATCCCACGACATCGAAGCGCCCCGGCCTATAGACCGCTGCGGGACCGCCGACATCGATCGCCGATACCCGGTCACCGGATGCAAGCTCGTACCGGTTGAACCCTCGGATGCTGATGTAGTCCTCGCGTCGGTCGGCGGAGACATAGGAGCCGGACCAGGAGCAGCTGGTACGGGGACCGCAGACGCCCAGCTCTTGAGCGGTGAAGGTCCCCATGACACCGTCGCCCCGCACGGCCCTCACCTCGAATGCGATGGTGCGGACGGCGAGGAGCGTCATCAAGATGCCCGCCACCAGCAGCACCGGCACGAGGAGCAAGATAAGAGTAAACGCGCGCCGGGTCTGGTGGTTCATCACCGCTCCGTAGGCCTTTAGACAGCGTTACCAACATCATCCATTCCGCAGCACGGTGTTTCCAGGGCCCTGCGGTGTGCCCTGCAGCTAACGGGTGGTCGAGTGATGGGCGATCGATGTCGCCCTGGTTGGCAAATTAAACAACGCCATCGGCCGACCTGGCCCGGAGGGCACCCGGTCCGGGGTGGGTATCAGGCGGCCCACCGCTTCGGAGGTCAACGGGTGGGTTCGATGGCGCCGTTCAGGCGCGGGTGCGCCGTCAGGCGCGCCCCTGGAAGGGCAGTCCGAGCGGAGCGAGGGCCTTTGGGGTTGGGGTGGGTGTCAGCAGGGTCACCACCCAGTCGGGTAACGGGTGGGTGGTTTTGGCCCACCTACCCCGGTCGACTTCGCTGACGTATTAGCCTGATAATTGCGTCCCGCTTTTTTCTGGATGGGAGGGCGGATGAAGGCCGATCCCGTTGTTCTGCTTACGGCGGTGTTCAGTCTCCTTCTTGGGCTCGGGGCCTTCGGCTGGCAGTGGCGTTCGCCGGACGGTGGGAACGAGCGGGTGCACATGATCTCCTGGACCCTGCTCGCGCTCTTTCCCGTCACGCTCCTGTTCTCATTCTTCCCGCAGAGCCAATTCTCCGCCGAGATCAAGGGTGCCACCATGACGGGCGCCGTCGGGTTATGGGCGTTCATCTGGTGGTACGGGCTGCGGTCCCTGCGCACCGCGAACCGGGCCGATGAATATCGGAAGGAGATCCGTGCGCTGCGGGAGCAGATCGACACGCATGCCAAGATGCGGCGGCCGCAGCCCATCGAGGAGACGCGCACGTACGAGTACGCCGTCCACGGCCGGCCCTCCCGGCGGCTCGTGCTCATCACCGGCGACCTGCGCAACGTCAAGGACGTGGACGTCTGGGTGAACTCCGAGAACACCGACATGCAGATGTCCAGGTTCCACGAGCGGTCGATCTCCGCCGTCATCCGGTACGAGGGCGCCCTGCGCGACCCCCTGACCGGGCGGGTGGTCGAGGACTGCGTGGCCGACGAGCTCGGCCGGCGGGTGGGTGCCAACGTGCCCGTGGAGCCGGGAATCGCCATCGTGACCGGGGCGCACCAGCTCGCCGGGCGCAACGGCGTCATGGGCATCGTGCACGCCGCCGCCGTCCACGGGGCCGCCGGCGTCGGGTACCGCCGGGTGGACGATCTCGGAACGTGCGTGCGCAACGTGTTCCTGCGGGCCGAGGAGATCGCCGACGGCGGGCGGCGGGCGGGTTCTATCGTGTTTCCCATCTTCGGGACCGGGGAGGCGGCGGCCGATGTCGAGTCCACGGTCCAGAGCATGCTGACGGCCATTGTCGCCCACCTGACCGACGGCCGTCCCCGGCACGTCGAAACCGTCTATTTGCTGGCCTACACCGACGCGGAATTGGCGGTCTGCGAAAAAGCGCTTGACGCGTGCGCGCATATCTCTTCGGCCGGGAAGGCCGGGAAGAAACGTACCCGGCAAAAATAGGTGTCGCCCGGCGGGCCGGATTCCTTAATCTCGGTCCCGTGGACATCCCGACTCTTCTCCAGCATTTCAGGACGCACGACGCCCCTTTGGTTCTGTCCAGGGGCGGCGATCTGGCCTGGGACGACGCGGAGCTCCACCGCACTGCCCGGCTGAGCGACCCCGAGGGATACGCGCTGCTGGCGCTGGTGCTCGGTGCGCTCCCCTGGCAGCGGGCCCGCGTGCTGCTGTGCACGCTGGCCGCCTCGCAGGACGGCCTGGACGAGCGCACTCGCGCGATTCTGGCCAAGGTCACGAGGGCGCTCATGTTCGGCCTGCCGCCGGCGTACGCCGTCACCGCGCTCCTGGCGCTGCGGCGGCTGCGCGTCAACCACAAGCACGCCACGCGGGCCGTCGTCGCGTTCGTCCTGGAGCACCCGGAGGCCGACGCGCTCATCGAGGCCCGCCGGCCGGCGCTGGTCGACTGTTTCGAGCATGCGCTCGGCAAGGCGACCGCGCGCGGGTGCGCCCGCCTGATCGCGGAGGGTGACACCGGCTCCGGCCGGCTGCGCAGGAGCCTGCTGCGCTTCACCTCCGACCCGGCCGCGGCGATCGGGCGGGTTCGGGCGCTCTACGCGCCCGGCACGTACGGCGCGGTGGCCCCGCAGGAGCCGCCGGCGCCGCTCGACCAGGTCGGGGAGCGCCCGCCCATCGTCACGCCGACCAACCGGGGCGACATCGCCGCGACGCTGGTGCATCTCTACCGGGGCGGACCGGCCGCCGAGCTGCGTCCCGCGCTGGCGGGGTACGTGGCGGAGGCGACGCGCGGGCTGCCGCGCCTGGCCGGCCACGTGGCCGTGGTGCTCGACACGTCGGGGTCGATGCGGGGGTACGGCGACCGGGAGTGGGCGGTCATGTCGCAGGCGGCGGCGCTGAGGCTGGTCCTGGCCGAGGTTTGCGAGCGTCTCACTGTGATCGAGACGGGTGGGGTTTGCGAGCGTCTCACGGTGGCCGAGGCAGGCGGGGTTTGTGAGCGCCTCGCGGTGTTCGAGGTCGCCGCAACAGCGGTCGAGGTCGCCGATGCAGCGGTTGAGGCGGCCGAAGAGGTGGTCGAGACTGCCGAAGGTGCGACCGATCTGGCGACCCGGCTGCTTGACGCCCTGGACGCCCGGCCCGACCTGGTGGTGATCGTGACCGACGGCTACGAGAACGTCCTGCCGGGCGACCTGGCCAGGGTCGTGGCCACGCTGCCCCGCGCGGGCGTCACCACTCCGGTGGTGCTCTGCCAGGCCACGTTCACCGCGGGCGACGACCTGACCCTGCGCGACCCGGCGCCGCGGCTGCCGCGCCGGCCGTTCTGGCATCAGGACGACTTCGCCGGGCTCCTGCCGTGGCTGTTCGGCCACTGCGCGCCCGGCCGTGACTGGATCCGTACGGCCATGCTGAGCCGGCTCGAAGGCCGGCTCGAAGGCCGGCTCGAAGGCCGACTCGAAGGCCAACTCGAAGGCCAACTCGAAGGCGGGCTCGAAGGCGGGCTCGAAGGCGGGCTCGAAGGCGGGCTCGAAGGCCGACTGGAAGGACGACTGGAAGGAGGACGCATATGACCGCCCTCGAGACGCTCCTGCCCGCGCCGCTCGACCTGCGCGGCTACCGCGCGGGCGCGCCACAGCGGGCCGGGGCGCTGACCATGGTGCCGATCTGGGGTCCGGAGCGGCCGGGCATCGTGCCGCCCCGCTCCGGGCTGAAGCTCGAGCGGGTCGTCGGGTACGGCCAGGTCGAGCTGCTCAACGGCGCCCGCGAGGGCGTGGCGATCGTGCCGCTGCACATCGGCTACATCCAGGACGCCGCCCAGAACCACGCCCTGTGCTCCGCGGCGCTGATGGGCGCCGGGCAGACGAGGCGGTTCGACGACGCCTGCTGCGTCCAGGCCGGCCAGGGCGGCTACCTGGAGGGCCGCGACCAGTGGTTCTTCGTGCTGCCGGTCGAGCTGCGGGCCAAGGCGCTGGAGCTGCGCGGGCACCACGACTACGCCAAGCTGTGGCCGGACATCTCCAAGCTCAACGCCGCCTGCGGGCTGCCGTCTCGCGGGCACCTGGAGCAGATCCTGTCGCGCAAGCGGGCGACGCTGACCCAGTTCCAGAGCCGGCTGGAACTGCTGCCGGGCCAGCTCGGCGCGCTGTTCTTCGTGGGCGACAGGTTCGCGGGGCTGGAGCTGGCGCCCGATCCGGTGTATTTCGCCGAGGTGTGGATGGCGCTGGTCTGCTTCGCGTACGGGGTCGCCGCCTGGCGGGCCGAGCCCGAGCGGCCCCCGGCGGCGCCGTACGACGCCGGCAGCCTGGCCGAGCTGCGCGCGGAGCTGGCGCGCGACCGGGCCGCGCGCCAGGCCGAGGTGGCCTCCTGGCTGCCCGCGCCCGCCGGTGACGTGCGCCTGGTCGAGGAGGAGCGCTACCTCGACCTGCGGCTGTCCACCGTGACCGGCGACGGGCTGGCCGGGCAGGTGGTCGTCGAGCACGGGCGGCCGGTGTACGCGTCGCTGTTCGCGAGCCGGTAAAAGCCGGTTGCGGCGGGTCCACGGCGACAGCCGGTAAATCCGGTTGCGGCGGGTCCACGGCGACAGCCGGTAAATCCGGTTGCGGCGGGTCCACGGCGACAGCCGGTAAATCCGGTTGCGGCGGGTCCAGGACGACAGGTTGAATGATCAGTGCGGGAACTGCGCCGGGCGCGGCGGGCTCAACCCCTCATGCCATGTAAGGGCGTCGTTTCGAGAACGGCTCTATGGTCCGTCGAGGCGCCGGCCACCGGTCCCGCACTGAGATCTTGCCAGCCCTCTGACTGGGTGTTACCTCTTGCGGGATGCGTGCAATCAGCGCATCCCTGAGACGCAGGAGGGAAATACGTGTCCTGGTTACGCAGCGCACTCGTCGCCGTCGCGCTCGCCGCGTCGGCCCTACCCCTCGCAGGGCCCGCCCGGGGCGAACCCGGCGGGCAGGCCCCCATCCATGACTTCCAGGCCGAACAGCACAGCAAGCCGGACGTGGACAACCGGCAGGGCCGGGTCGCCCCGCCCGCCGGACTGAACGCCCGCAGCGCCGGGGCGGCGGCCGACATCCGCTGGAACGCTCTCGGCACCCCCGCGGCCGTCACCAGCGCCGAACCGCTGGCCGAAGGACTCGGGTCCGATCCCGAGCAGGCCGCCCGCACGTACCTCAAGGACAACCCCGCCGTCTTCGGCCTGTCCGCGCAGGCGGTGGACGCGCTGGAGCGGGTCGCGGTCAACCCGATCGGCGCGGGTCACGCCGTACTGCTGCGCCAGCGCTTCGGTAACCTGCCGGCCGGCGTGGACGGCCTCGTCGCGGTCGGCGTGGTGAACGGCCAGATCAGGCACGTCACCTCCTCGCTGTCCCGCGAGATGGAGGCGCCGCCGGCCGCGACGATCACCGCGCAGCAGGCGCTGGAGATCGCGGCCAGGGACGGCGGCATCGACCTGGCCACGGCGACCACCAAGCAGGCCACCCCGGTGGCGGTGCCCGCTCCCGACGGGGTGCACAGCGCGTACCAGGTGGTCCTGATCGGCGGCTCGCAGGGCGAGGCCGCCGGATACACGACGCACGTGGACGCGGTCAGCGGCGCCATCCTCGTACGCGAGAACCTGGTCGACCACTTCGACCCCGAGAACCCCCGCTGGAAGGCCTTCCCGGCGAACCCGCGCGACGACTACTCCTCCCGCGACACCCGCCAGACCTGGTGCTTCGCGGCCGGCCCCGGCTGCGACTACGTGACCGGCGGCGACCCGGCGACCGGCAAGGCGTGGGACGTCGACCACACCACGGACGCCTCGACGAACACCAGCGCCGGCAACTCGACCAAGACGACCGAGAACCGGGCGAACGGCGACGCGTTCAGCGTCGGGACCCGCACCAACGCGCTCACCCCGAGCAGGAACTACCTCTTCCCGTGGAAGAACACCTGGCACGAGTCCAAGTGCGACCCGGCGGTGTTCGACCAGGACGGTGAGGCCGACCTGGAAGCCGCCATCGCCAACCTGAACGCGATGCACAACAGGATGCACGACTGGTCGTATCGGCTCGGCTTCACCGAGACGGCCTGGAACATGCAGGTGGACAACGGCGCTCGCGGCGGCCTCGGCGGCGACCCCGAGCAGGGGAACGCGCAGGCGGGCGCGCGGGTGCTGTCCGTGCGCGACAACGCCAACCAGATCACCGGCCCTGACGGGATCGCGCCGATCACGAACATGTACCTGTGGCAGCCGATCGCCGGCTCGTTCTACTCGCCCTGCGTGGACGGCGACTACGACATGTCGGTCATCGGCCATGAATACACGCACGCGATCTCCGGCCGCATGATCGGCGGCCCGAACGCCGGCTGGAGCGGAGCCCAGGCCGGGGCCATGAACGAGAGCACCTCCGACCTGTTCGCGATGGAGCACCTCTTCGAGTACGGTTTCCGCCCGTCGGGCCTGACCCCGTACGTGACCGGCGGCTACGTGACCGGGGACAAGGAACGCGGCATCAGGAACTACGACATGTCCAAGTCGCCGCTGAACTACAGCGACGTCGCGTACGACATCGTCGGCCAGCAGGTGCACGCGGACGGCGAGATCTGGTCGGCCACCCAGTTCGACGTGCGCGCGGCGTTCGTCAAGCGGTACGGCGACGGCACGGCCAGGCAGCAACGGGCCTGCGCGGACGGGCAGACGCCGGTCGAGCGGTGCCCGGGCAACCGGCGCTGGGCGCAGCTGTCGTTCGACGCCCTGCTGCTGATGGCCTCGGGCGCGGTCAGCTACGTCGACCACCGCGACGCGCTGCTGGCGGCCGACGCGATGCGGTTCGGAGGCAAGAACCAGGACATCATGTGGCGCGCGTTCGCCGAGCACGGCCTGGGCAAGGGCGCGGCCAGCAACGGCCCGAACGACGCCGACCCGACGCCCAGCTTCGTCAACCCCGCGGGCAAGAACGGCTCGCTGCAGCTCAAGCCGCTGGGTGAGGCGAAGGGCGCGGCGCTGCGGCTGTACGTGGGCGACTACGAGGGCCGCGCGGTCCCGGTGGCCGACACCGACCCGGCGACGCCGCTGGGCGACACGGTGGAGATGACGCCCGGCGTGTACTCGTTCATCGTGGCGGGCGACGGGTTCGGGCACACGCGGCTGAAGTTCGTGGTGGTGGGCGGCGTGCAGTTGCCGCTCCCGCTGCCGCTGACCCGCAACCTCGCCTCGGCGGCGGGCGGCGCGACGGCCACGGGCGACGGCGTCAACCAGGCCAAGCTGATCGACGAGACCGAGGCCACGAACTGGGCCTCGCTCACCGGCGCGCCCGCCGGCAAGTCGGTCGTCGTGGACCTGGCGGGCGACGCGCCGGTCAAGGTCCGCCGCGTGCAGGTGAGCGCGATGCTGCGGCCCAACGTCAACGACGCGGCCGACCCGGGCGGGCAGAACCGCTTCTCCAGCGTGCGCTCGTTCGAGGTGCTGGCCTGCAGTTCGGGCTGCACCGACCCGGCGAACTTCACGAAGATCTACACCAGCCCCTCGGACGCCTTCAAGTCGGGGCTGCCGCGTCCCCGGGGCGCCGACATGATCTTCAAGTCGTTCGACGTGCGGGCCACCAGCGCCACGCATCTGATGTTCCGGGTGCTCAGCACGCAGTGCACCGGCAATCCGCTGTACGCCGGTGAGCAGGACCAGGACCCGAACTCCGCGACGGACTGCGCCACGGCCAGCCCGCAGCGGGAGCAGGTGCGGGCGGCCGAGTTCCAGGCGTTCTCGCACTGAGGTCGTGATTCCGTACGGCCCGCGTCCTCGGGGCGCGGGCCGTTTCGCGTGCTTGCTCTCCACTAGTTCGAGGTCGTACTATTCGCTGCAGAGTTAGTTAGGTGTCGAATTATCTGAGGGAGAAGTATGCGTACCCTGATCCGTGGCGTCCGGGTCTTCGACGGCGAGCGGACCGTCCCGGCGGCCGATGTGGTGATCGACGGCGACCGCATCGGCGCGGTCGCCGGCCCGGCGGACGTCGCGAGCGGCGGCGACCGTACCGGCGCGGTCGGCGGCCCGGCGGACCTCGCAAGCGGCGGCGGCGTGGATGCCGTGATCGATGGCGCGGGGAAGACCCTGCTGCCGGGCCTGATCGACGCGCACACGCACGCCTTCGACGGCGACCTGGCCGAGGCGCTGACGTTCGGCGTCACCACCGAGCTCGACATGAACAACCTGCCGCCGCTCCTCGCCGCCCAGCGCCGGCAGGCCGCCGAACGCGACGACGTGGCCGACATCCGCAGCTCCAGCATGATCGCCACCGCCCCGAACGGGCACCCGACCCAGATCATGACCCCGGACGTGCTCAAGGCCCTCGGCACGGACCGCACCCTCGACACGGTGGCCGACTCGGGCGAGGCCAAGGCGTTCGTGGAGGCGCGGCTGGCCGAGGGCGTCGACTACCTCAAGATCGCCATCGACGACGGCGGTTCGTCCGGGATGCGGCTGCCCGCCCTCGGCCCCGAGCTCGCCGCCGTCCTGGTCGAGGCCGGGCACGCCGCCGGCCTGCGCGTCATCGCGCACACGGTCACCGCCAGGGAGGCGCTCATCGCCATGGACGCGGGCGCCGACGGGCTGGCGCACCTGTACTCCGACGTGAACGAGGAGCGGGCCGAGGAGATGGCGGCCAGGATCGCCGCGTACGACGCGTTCGTGATCAGCACGATCACCTACATCGAGGCCGTCACCGGCGACCCGAACGGCCAGGAGCTGCTGCGGGACCCGCGGATCGCCGCGCGCATGTCGGACCGCTCGAAGGCCACGTTCGGCCGGGAATGGGCGGACATCCCCATGCACTCCCAGGGCGTCATGAACGCCTCGCACGCGGCCGCGGCTCTGCGACGCGCGGGCGTGCCGGTGCTGGCGGGCACGGACTGCACCCCGTTCGGGCCGGTGCACGGGGCGGGCCTGCACCACGAGCTGCTCCTGCTGACGGAGGCGGGCTGGACGGCGGAGCAGGCGCTCGCGGCGGCCACCGGCACCACGGCCCGCCTCTTCGGCCTGACGGACCGGGGCCGCATCGCCCCTGGCCTGCGAGCCGACCTGCTGCTCGTGAACGGCGACCCGACCACGGACATCACGGCGACCCGGGCCGTCGAGGAGGTGTGGCGAGGCGGCGTACGACGTAGGTGGGCCGGCTGACCGAGGTGTCACAGATCCGGCTGCCGCCCTGTCCTACGGACGGACCGGACGCTGCGCAGCGACAGGAGCGAGACCTTGCCACCAACCGGCACCACCATCCGCATTCGGGTCCGGATGAGCGCCCGCCCCATCGACGAGCCGCACCGAGCTTCGAGCCAGCTCGAGCTGCTGTTCGACCTCACCTTCGTGGTCGCGGTCGCCGCCGTCACCGCCCGGCTCGCGCACGACCTCGCCGACGGTCACGGTCTCGCCGCGCTGGTCCCGTTCCTGCAGGTGTTCTTCGCGATCTGGTGGGCGTGGATGAACTTCACCTGGTTCGCCTCCTCCTACGACACCGACGATGTCGCCTACCGGCTGCTGACGATGGTGCAGATGGCCGGCGTGCTGACCCTCGCTGCCGGCGTGCCGGCCGCGTTCGGTCACTCGGACTACGGGATCATCACCCTCGGCTACGTCATCATGAGGATCGGGCTCGTCGCCCAATGGCTGCGAGCCGGTCTCGAAGACCCGGCCGGCCGGCGCACCGCACTGCGCTACGCCGCCGGCATCGGTCTCGTGACGGCGGGCTGGGTGCTGCGCTACCTGCTCGCGGAGCTGGGTCTGCTGCCCTCCCTCGTCGGACTGCTGGTCCTCCTCTGCCTGGACGTACTGGAACTCGCGGTGCCGCGGTGGGCGGAACGGGCCAGGCCCACCACCTGGCACCCGCACCACATCGCCGAGCGCTACGGCCTGTTCACGATCATTCTGCTCGGCGAGAGCGTGCTGGCCGCGAGCAGGGGAGTGGAGGGAGCGCTCGAAGCAGGCGAGATCAGGGCAACCTTCGTCGTCATCGCCGGTTGCGGGCTCGTCCTGCTGTTCGCTCTCTGGTGGCTGTACTTCCTCGTCGAGGCGGGGGAGGGGCTCAGCGGTCGCCGGCACCGCTCGTACCTGTGGGGGTACGGCCACTACGGCATCTTCGCGGCGCTGGCGGCCCTCGGCGCCGGGCTGGAGGTGGCGGTGGAGCAGAGCGGGCACGCGGTCGCGGCGTCGCCGCAGGCACTCGGCTACGCGGTCGCCATCCCGGTCGGCGTGTATCTCGCTCTGCTGTGGGCGGCGCACGCGCTGGTCGCCGCCGAGCCCGTCATCCATCCCGCCGCGGTGCTGGGCTGTGTCGCCGCCGCCGCCTCGCTGCTGCCGCTCGCGGCGCCCTGGATC
This region includes:
- a CDS encoding M36 family metallopeptidase → MSWLRSALVAVALAASALPLAGPARGEPGGQAPIHDFQAEQHSKPDVDNRQGRVAPPAGLNARSAGAAADIRWNALGTPAAVTSAEPLAEGLGSDPEQAARTYLKDNPAVFGLSAQAVDALERVAVNPIGAGHAVLLRQRFGNLPAGVDGLVAVGVVNGQIRHVTSSLSREMEAPPAATITAQQALEIAARDGGIDLATATTKQATPVAVPAPDGVHSAYQVVLIGGSQGEAAGYTTHVDAVSGAILVRENLVDHFDPENPRWKAFPANPRDDYSSRDTRQTWCFAAGPGCDYVTGGDPATGKAWDVDHTTDASTNTSAGNSTKTTENRANGDAFSVGTRTNALTPSRNYLFPWKNTWHESKCDPAVFDQDGEADLEAAIANLNAMHNRMHDWSYRLGFTETAWNMQVDNGARGGLGGDPEQGNAQAGARVLSVRDNANQITGPDGIAPITNMYLWQPIAGSFYSPCVDGDYDMSVIGHEYTHAISGRMIGGPNAGWSGAQAGAMNESTSDLFAMEHLFEYGFRPSGLTPYVTGGYVTGDKERGIRNYDMSKSPLNYSDVAYDIVGQQVHADGEIWSATQFDVRAAFVKRYGDGTARQQRACADGQTPVERCPGNRRWAQLSFDALLLMASGAVSYVDHRDALLAADAMRFGGKNQDIMWRAFAEHGLGKGAASNGPNDADPTPSFVNPAGKNGSLQLKPLGEAKGAALRLYVGDYEGRAVPVADTDPATPLGDTVEMTPGVYSFIVAGDGFGHTRLKFVVVGGVQLPLPLPLTRNLASAAGGATATGDGVNQAKLIDETEATNWASLTGAPAGKSVVVDLAGDAPVKVRRVQVSAMLRPNVNDAADPGGQNRFSSVRSFEVLACSSGCTDPANFTKIYTSPSDAFKSGLPRPRGADMIFKSFDVRATSATHLMFRVLSTQCTGNPLYAGEQDQDPNSATDCATASPQREQVRAAEFQAFSH
- a CDS encoding low temperature requirement protein A translates to MSARPIDEPHRASSQLELLFDLTFVVAVAAVTARLAHDLADGHGLAALVPFLQVFFAIWWAWMNFTWFASSYDTDDVAYRLLTMVQMAGVLTLAAGVPAAFGHSDYGIITLGYVIMRIGLVAQWLRAGLEDPAGRRTALRYAAGIGLVTAGWVLRYLLAELGLLPSLVGLLVLLCLDVLELAVPRWAERARPTTWHPHHIAERYGLFTIILLGESVLAASRGVEGALEAGEIRATFVVIAGCGLVLLFALWWLYFLVEAGEGLSGRRHRSYLWGYGHYGIFAALAALGAGLEVAVEQSGHAVAASPQALGYAVAIPVGVYLALLWAAHALVAAEPVIHPAAVLGCVAAAASLLPLAAPWIGVAAVVAAITVTCVLLVAVTITTAAAGTRPQSSRLSASGES
- a CDS encoding amidohydrolase family protein, with amino-acid sequence MRTLIRGVRVFDGERTVPAADVVIDGDRIGAVAGPADVASGGDRTGAVGGPADLASGGGVDAVIDGAGKTLLPGLIDAHTHAFDGDLAEALTFGVTTELDMNNLPPLLAAQRRQAAERDDVADIRSSSMIATAPNGHPTQIMTPDVLKALGTDRTLDTVADSGEAKAFVEARLAEGVDYLKIAIDDGGSSGMRLPALGPELAAVLVEAGHAAGLRVIAHTVTAREALIAMDAGADGLAHLYSDVNEERAEEMAARIAAYDAFVISTITYIEAVTGDPNGQELLRDPRIAARMSDRSKATFGREWADIPMHSQGVMNASHAAAALRRAGVPVLAGTDCTPFGPVHGAGLHHELLLLTEAGWTAEQALAAATGTTARLFGLTDRGRIAPGLRADLLLVNGDPTTDITATRAVEEVWRGGVRRRWAG